Sequence from the Flavobacterium sp. J372 genome:
CTGGGAGAAAAACATCAACCTTTTTAGCGGTGACAGCCGTAAAAACATTGAAGATACTATTGCCTTCAGCTATATTAACAGCCCTGAACTGGAAAAGATTATCGGCGCCAAGCCTGCGGAAAAGCTTCGCGAAGAACTTGAGCTTATTGATGAAGTGTATCCGCCGTTTGACCGTCAAGCCTATCTTGATGGTAAGCTGCAGCCCGTGTTCTTCGGCTCTGCATTAAACAATTTCGGGGTGCGTGAACTGTTAGACTGTTTCATTGAAATTGCCCCGTCTCCGCGCCCTAAAGACAGCGATACGCGCGAGGTAAAGCCTGACGAAAATAAGTTTTCGGGCTTCGTGTTCAAGATACATGCCAATATGGACCCGAAGCACCGTGACCGCATTGCTTTCGTGAAAATCGTATCAGGGCTGTTTGAAAGGAACAAGCCGTACATGCACGTTCGCCTCAATAAAAACCTGAAATTTTCAAGCCCGAATGCTTTCTTCGCTGAGAAGAAAGAAATTGTGGATGTATCATACCCCGGCGATATTGTTGGTCTTCATGATACCGGGAACTTCAAGATTGGCGATACGCTTACCGAGGGCGAAAATATGAACTTTAAGGGCATACCAAGCTTCTCACCGGAGCATTTCCGATATATCAACAACGCCGACCCGCTGAAATCAAAACAGTTGGAAAAGGGCATTGACCAGCTGATGGATGAAGGTGTGGCACAGTTGTTTACGCTTGAGATGAACGGACGTAAAGTGATTGGTACCGTGGGTGCGCTTCAATATGAAGTAATCCAGTACAGGCTTGAGCACGAATATGGAGCAAAATGTTCATACGAAAACTTCCCTGCGTATAAAGCATGCTGGGTAAAACCGGAAGACCCTAAAAATGAAGAATTTGCCGAGTTTAAGCGCATCAAACAAAAATTCCTGGCGAAAGATAAATACGGACAGCTGGTATTCCTTGCCGACAGTGATTTCTCTATACAAATGACACAGTCAAAATACCCGACCGTAAAATTATACTTCACATCAGAATTTGATTAAAAACAGAAAAGCCTCCCGATACATCAGGAGGCTTTTCAACAAAATTAACTTTAACCTATTGTTTAATCAGCTTTATAATCTGGGTAGCATTGCCCGCCTGTAGCTTTATCATATAAGTACCGGCCTGCAGTGATGCCATATCAAGCTGTAAAGTAGCTGAATTTGGCGCTTTGTTTATCATCAATTGCCCAAGCATATTATACACCTCAACACCCGTGATAGCGTCAGCGTATGATATGTTCAGTACATCCTTTACAGGGTTAGGGTAATACTTAAGCGTTGCTATATCAAAGTCCTGGTTGCCAAGAATGTCATCTACCTGTACCGCAAGCGCCTCACCAGTACAAGAACCTTCATTAGGCACAGCGTAATATACAGTCCACTCTGTCAATACTGTAGTTTCAGGAAGCATTTGCGTAAGCTCCTCGTCAGCATACCATACAATGCCCGGGCCTGTAACATCAAGGTCAGCCAGTGTTTCACCTGTAGTATATTGCTGTACTGCGTCTCCAACAGCAACAGGGTTGGTAACCGTTACAATAACCTCTTTGCGGACACTCTCGCAGTTATTTAATGTCTGTGTCACATAATATGACCCTGACGCAAGCGCAGCAGTGTTTTCAAGTGCATCAGCTGCAGTTTCGTCAGCATACCACCTGATACTTGTACCCGAGGCATTTAAGTCTGCCACAGTAGCGTTGTTACAGAAAGTATAATTGCCGGTTGTCGTCGGTTGCGGCGTTACGTTTACCATTACGGCAACAGCAGTCCTTGCAGTACTTTCACAACCGTTTATTATTTGCGATGCATAGTATACAGAAAGTCCGTTAGCCAGTGCTGCATCAGCTGCAAGGGCAGTACCTGTTGAAGGTGCTGTGTACCATTTTATTGAGGTATCTGCCGGAAGCAGGTCTGCCACAGTTGCGCCTCCGCATAAGGTTTGTGCAGGCTGTGCTATTGAAGGTGCAGCTGGTATAGGGTTTACAGTTACAGCAACCATGGCCCTTGGGCTTTCACATCCGCCCACTGTTTGTGATACATAGTAATCTCCTGATGTAATGGCTTCCGAACCCGTAAGTAAAGTGCCTCCTGTTTCAGTTGTATACCATTTTAATCCTGTACCTGTAGTTGCCGTTAGCTCACTTGCCACCGCGCTTCCGCAGAAGTTAAGCGGTGCGGTTTCAGGCGCATCCGGAACAGTATTTACCGTTACAGCAACAGATGCCCTCGGGCTCTCGCAGGTGCCAACAGTCTGGCTTACGTAATACGTGTTTGTGGTTAAGACTTCACTATCTGCAAGCGCTGTATCGGTTGTTTCATCAGCATACCATTTAAGCGCAGTACCTGTTGCGGTAAGGTCGGCTACCGTTGCGTCTCCGCAGAAGTCAAGCGATGTGGCAACAGGCGCATCAGGAATGGCACTTATTGTTACATCTACTTCTGCCCTTTGGCTTTCGCAGCCATTTATTGTTTGTGAAACATAG
This genomic interval carries:
- a CDS encoding peptide chain release factor 3; translation: MSFKDEILRRRTFGIISHPDAGKTTLTEKLLLFGGAIQEAGAVKSNKIKKGATSDFMEIERQRGISVATSVLAFIYKDKKINILDTPGHKDFAEDTFRTLTAVDSVIVVIDVAKGVEEQTEKLVQVCRMRNIPMLVFINKLDREGKDAFDLMDEVEQKLGLTVTPLSFPIGMGYDFQGIYNIWEKNINLFSGDSRKNIEDTIAFSYINSPELEKIIGAKPAEKLREELELIDEVYPPFDRQAYLDGKLQPVFFGSALNNFGVRELLDCFIEIAPSPRPKDSDTREVKPDENKFSGFVFKIHANMDPKHRDRIAFVKIVSGLFERNKPYMHVRLNKNLKFSSPNAFFAEKKEIVDVSYPGDIVGLHDTGNFKIGDTLTEGENMNFKGIPSFSPEHFRYINNADPLKSKQLEKGIDQLMDEGVAQLFTLEMNGRKVIGTVGALQYEVIQYRLEHEYGAKCSYENFPAYKACWVKPEDPKNEEFAEFKRIKQKFLAKDKYGQLVFLADSDFSIQMTQSKYPTVKLYFTSEFD